Sequence from the Anaerobranca californiensis DSM 14826 genome:
CCTCTTCTGTTTTAATTGGGGCCTTCTTTTTAGACCAATTACGTACTGCTGTTTCACTTAGGCTATATTCACGTGATACTTCTTTGACTGATTGTCCAGATGCTACTAGCTCCGCAATCATTGTTTTAAATTCCTCTGTAAAAGTTCTTCTTTTAGACATTTTATGGACACTTCCTTCCTCGGTTATTAGTATATAAAAAACCTTATTTTGTGTCCATACTTATATACTAACATCAATTAACCCATTGTCCTTTCTCATAAAATTTACCTAGAATCTTTTTTTTATGGAAAATTATATCTTGGGGAGTAAAATAATAAAAATTGACTTTTTCATAATTAGCAACATACGCACAACACTTTGCCAATTTACGATCCCCTTCGGAAGTGGTTGCTAACATAGCCACTGTCACTGATTTATCTTGTTCATTTTCTTGCTTTTTATTAGAAAAAAAAGAACTGAAATGCGACTGAATTTCCCTTTCCCAAGCTTTAAATTCATAGTATAAATTTTCTAACAACTCCTTTTGTTCTTCATTATCTTTTTTAATTAATTGTGCTAATGTCATTTTTAGTCTTAATGAACAATCCATTATTCTTTTTTTATCTTTTATATTTAATATATTTAAAGCATTATCAATGCTTTTTATCCCTTTTACAATGGTCTTTAAAATATCAGTATCTTTAATATACTTTTCTTCTTTCAATTCTTCGATTCCATCAGAAATTGAAGAAAGGACATCTTTTACTTCAACTGCTATTTTTATAATTTTTTGATTCACTAAATTCAACTCCTTAACTCTTTGCAAACCATTCTAACTTTTAAACTAATATATTTTCTTCTTTGCGAATTTTATGTAATTCATCCTTCCAAACATTAAATTGGGGCATTAATTGTTTTTTAATCCAATTTGTTAAACCATCCAAATCTCTGCTTTCATAAAAATCTATAACTTTAGCAAAGTCATTTTTAACTTTTTGTGTTAAATTAAATATTTTTGTTTCAGTATAATCATTTAAATAAGTAACAAGTCTTTTTTCTATAGCAAAAAATCCTTCCATAATCTGCAACATTATTCCTGTAGTTTCCATTAAATTACCTCTTTCTAAATCTTGATACACATTTTCCAAACCTTCATTTAATGTATCAGTTAAACTAATAATTTTTTTAATTTTATTATTTTTATGTTTTTTCGCTACATAAATAGCATATGCAATAGTATTTCGAGCCCTTTCCCATTCATGATATTTTGTTTGAGGTCCAGCATTAACTTCAAATAACCATATTTTCTCGTTTTTATCTATAGCTAAATCAATTCCTAACTCATCTAAATCATTTACATAAAATCCATCAACATGTTCTGCTATTTCTAAAGCTAACTTAGTTAAATGATTTTTAAGAAAATCAGCTTTTTCTGGATATTCAGTTATTAAGAAGTATTCTAAGTTACAAGTCATGCCACCTCGACTAATATTACTTAATATACTATTTTTATTACCAATCCTTGGATATAATTTTGTTAACTGCCACTTCCCCTCTCCATCCCTTTGTACATGGGCACGAAAATCAAAGGGATATCCATGTTTATTACGACATTCAATATATGGTTGAATAATATATTTATCTTCTTTAATAATTTTGTCTACTAAAGTTTTAAACTTTTTTCGATTAAATTTATATTTATTGATGTGTTCTTTAATTATATAATTATTCCCTTTTTTTTCAATAAAATATATAGCTCTTCCCTGCCTCCCTTCAATATGCTTAATTACTACTTGATTATAATCCTTAATAAATTGTTCCACTATATTTACGTTTGTAACTTTTTCATAAGGAATTAAATAATTAGCAAACTGCCTTTTTTCTTTAATCTTTTCAAATAAAGTTAACTTTCCGTCAATCAAAAAGCATGTAACAGGAATTTCCTCCCTAAGTCTAAACTCATCTTTTAAGCGTTCATTAATAGGTCGTGAAATATTTATGAGTACATCAGGAAAAGGTAAAACTTTATATAACCATTGACCTTTTTCCCTTATCTTCCCAGAAACTGTTTTATTATTAAAATCAACTCCATCTAAATCAAAAAAAATTAAATCTACGCCTTGCATCATAGCTTCAGCTGCTAGTGAATACGAACGTTCTTCCGGCATTATATCTAAGGGATTTGCTTTATCACCGTATACACCTATTATCATTTACTTTCCTCCATATACTAAAATTTTTTTATTTTTTCCTATCTAAAAAGAGGGAGTGGCTGGAGCTTTGTTGATACCTTTGGTAAACTTCCTTACCCTTAATGAGCTGCTGCCGTTTAACTCGGTTTTCTTGGATGGAAGTTTCCATCTTTTGTTGTAGTTGGTTGTGAAGGGTTAGGGATTTTTGGAGAAGGTCTGTGATTTCTTCCTTTAATTTTTTGGGAATTTCTTGACCTGTCAACTGCTCCATAAGTTTTTGCCGCTCATTGACTACTTCTTCTAGCTCTTCCCATCTTTCTTCTTCTAAAATTTTTTGCTGTTTTACATAAGTGTTATATATACCTTGGTACAATTCCTTAATTTTATTCATCTTTACTCCCCATTTTTCTCAAGTTTAACCAAACATTCCCATCAACTGTTGGTTTAGCCACATGGATTGGCTGTGCATTTGATCTAAGGCCTTTTCCATTGCCACAAATTGTCGCCAGTACCTTTCCTCTAGCCTTTCTAACCGCTCTTCAAAGGTGTCAATTTGTCGGTTTAACCGCTGAATACTCCTACCGATAAAGGATTGGTCTACTATATTGGTACTCCGCCCTGCTTCACTGCTGATCCGGCCTATTGACCGATCTAATGCCCTAGTTAGCCTTTGTGATAACCCTTCAATACCCCTTGAAGAATCGCCGGCAAAAAGGGTATAGATCTTTTCTGGATTTTCTTCGATAGCTTTACGGAGTTTATTTTCATTGATCGTTAAAATACCCCGATCGGCGTAGTGGCGGGACTCTATACCTATTTGGGATAACATGTTGATGTCAAGGCCGGAAATTGCACCACCCATGACATTTCTCAGATCCGTTAATACACTTTGTAATAACCTATCGTTGCGGAGGTGTCCAGTTCTAGACCTTTCTTCCCATCTCTTGATTTCCCATTCTGACATCTGTTCCCGCTGTTCATCGGTAAGGGGCGGGTAATCCCGGTGCCGCTCTTCAAAGAGTTTTTCGTTGATGGCTGTTACCAATTCATTGTACTTTTCTACAAAGTCTTTGACATTGTCAAATATCCTGCTGTTATCTTGATTAACCGTTATAGTAGTAGTACCAGTTTCCTTTATCCTTAAATTTAAACCGGCAAAGGAAAATTCGTTACTCTCCCGCTCTAAAAGGTAGCCGTTTACCACTACCTTTGCCTTTTGACCTTCCTTGTAGTTGGAATCAAGATTATCAAAATCAAGTTTAAAAGCTTCCTTTAAAAAATCTCCTTCTATTACAAGTTCTTTCCCCGTTTCCTTTGTGGCGATAAAGACTTTATCTTCGGTGCTGTCATAAAAGAGGTTGACTCCTGCTGGGGAATTGTTGATGGTGTTTAAAGTAGCTGTTAAGCTCCGACTTGGATCTAAATAAACCCAAGGCTCTCCTTCTTTATCCTTGTTCTCCTCAAAGGTTGTTTGGTCAAAGGTAAAGTTGACACCATTTATAGTAAAGGTGTTTTTACCCTCTTCTTGAAAGTTATAACCATTAAACAACTCTGTTAAAGGTTTGCTAGCTCCCCCGTTATCCTTAACTCCAATTGATTCGTAGCTATTGCCGGTACTTCTGGTGGCTACCTGCTGTACTTCTACGGTATAGTTACCACTTAAAGCTGCCGCCGTTGGAGTAGCTGTGGCTACATCGGGATTGGTGGCAGTGGCGGAGCGGACGGTAAATTTAGATGATAGCCGCATATCAAAAGCGGTACTTCTAAAGTTAAGGAGTTTTGTGTTGATAGCCCGGTAGTCTTCTTGTTTCCACTGGAGGATCTGCCGCTGTTGAATTAAGCGGTTTAGTGGCATCCTCTCTGCCTTCATGATCTGTTCTAGCATACCCTGGGTGTCCATTCCACTCCCTAATCCTCCGATTCTAAAGGTCATATTACCACCTCCTTAAAGTTTTATACCCTCTTATCCATCAAAAGACCTACCATTTCTGTGATTTTACCTACTAAATCTAAAATTTCCTCTGGGGGAATTTCCCGGATTACTTCATCGGTCTCCCTGTTGATAACTTTGACCATTGTCCTGTTAGTTTGTTCATGGATTTCAAATTGCAATCTTTTGTCGATAAAATTTATCGCTTCATTTAGCACATCTACTGCCCGCTCTAAATGCTGAGGAGTTATTTTCTCTTTTTCCCTTTTTAGTTCCCCATTTTCTTTAGGTTTTTGAAAGTTTGTTGTATTGTCAAGGTTTTCTTTTTTAATCGGTTCTACCGGTTTAGTTTTAGTAATTGAAAGGGTATCTATTTTCACCTCGTTCTCCTCCTAATCCTTTTTAATGATCAATTTTGCCAGTTTCTGTATATCGACATTAGGATTTGTCCCTAATTTATTGGACTTTTCCACATCTTTGTAAATTTCTTCCCGATAGATGTCAATCCCCTTTGGTGCTTTGATCCCCAGTTTTGCACTGTCCCCTTTAATCTCCAGTAAAGTGATTTCAATATCTTTGCCGATAAGGATCTTTTCTCCCCTTTTTCTAGTGAGGACTAACATCTATTTACCACCTTCTGCCTTTTGGAGTTGGGGAAAAAGGGGGAATTTTATGGGCCAATGGGAATCTGTTAAAATAATTTGCTTTCCTGCCATTGTATCACTGTTTAAAATAATGGGGGCCATGAGGTTGGTTGTCGCCCTTTGGAAGTCATCGGGGACATTAACTACAGTAAAGACCTCCCCTTGCCCTTCTGCTGTTATCCCGATATCCTCTAATAGTTCCCGGTCTAGTTGAATTTGGTAGTCGGTAAAGAGATAGGGACGGGTCAACAATAGGCTAATATCCCCATCTTCCACCGATTGCAGCCAATAAAAGGCTCCGTTGGTGTCCGGCTCTTCTAAGAGGATGTATTTAGTCAAATTTTCAAACCCTGGGATCCCTTGGGGAAAGGTGATGATTTTTTCCCCTTTTACCTCTAATTTGCCGAAACGGGCGGTATTAAGTTCCATGGAATCACTCCTTCACCTATCTTAAATAATCTACTAATGTCGGCTGGATTATCCGGGCGGTGACATTTAAGCTGGCTTGGTGAAGGGCTTCAATGTCCTTTAATTTCATCACCGCTTCGTACATGTCCACATCCTCTACATCACTTTGTAAGCGGACTAGGTTAAACTCCGCTGCCGCCATCCGCTCTGCAGTCAATTCTAGCTGATTAAGCCTTGCCCCTAAATCAGCCCGTTCTACTAAAAGGTTTTCAAAGGCGGCTTTGACGTCACTGTAACCTTGTTCTATATCTTCCCGGTTTCCACCGTTTAACCCATTTCTAAGGTTGATAAGACCGGTAAAAAGGGGGGCAAAGATGTCTTCACCTTTCATGCCCGTATCCATTGTCTGTCCTATCCCCATTTCAAAGGGTTTAGGGTGTTGGTTTCCTACAAAATTGACTTCTGTTATCCAACCATTTTCCCTTACTTCTACAAAGGGTTTTTCCGTATAGGTTCCGGCGAAAATATAGCGGTTGGCAAAGGTGGTATTGGAGTTAAGTAAAATATCTTCTAAAATTCCGTTAACTTCACCGGCGATCATTTGCCTTTGAGTTCCGTCATAGGTATCGTTTAAGGCTTGGACGGAAAGCTCCATGGCACGGTGGACAGCTTGACCTATTTTGTCTAATAGCTCATCGGAGTATTCTAGGATACTCCTGGCGGTATCGATATTTTTCCGGTACTGCTTAATTTCATTGACTTCTGTCCTAACCCTTAAACTCCTAACCACATCCCCCGGATCATCGGAGGGTTTGTTAATCCTTTTCCCCGTTGCCAGTTGAGCACTTACATGGGCAAGCCTTTGGTTATTTCTAGATAAGTTGTTTAACATATTTTTCATCAACATTCTACTGGTTATCCGCATCACTATTCCTCCTATCTACCTACAATTCCTAGTCTGTTGACAATTAAATCGATCATTTCATCGACGGTAGTTGTCAAACGGGCGGCGGCGGCATAGCTGTGTTGGTATTGGACCATTTTAGTCATTTCTTCATCTAGGGATACACCCCGGAAAACCTCTTGCCTTAATTCAAACTGCTGGGCAAGGGTACGCTGGTTTTCCGTCATTTGAATGGTCTCATTTGTTTCAATACCTAAATCGGCAATAACTGCCCGGTAATATTGATCATAGGTGACTTCTTTTCCAGCATACTCTAGATTACCTTGATGCCTTAGTTCCGCCATTTTTACGGCATTGGAACCATCCCCTAAGTTTTGGGTAGTACCGGCTGCTATTTTAGTTAAATCATTCATAATTTCTGGATTAACTTTTAAATTTTTGATGCTTTCTTCACCATCGAAAACAAAGAAGTCTAGTCCACTATCACCATTCAAGTCAAATCCTTGTTGGTGCTGTTCATTTATCGCCTTGACATAGCCTAATGCGTATTCTGCCAAGTGATCCCTATACCTCTTAACGGCACCTTTGGCATCTAAAATCCCTTTAACTTTACCGTGGAGGATATGCTCAAATACGTTAATATTTTCCCCTAAAATTATTTCTCCCCCTTCTTCTTTAAAGCGGGCTACTTCGGTACCTACTCCTACAAAATCCACCAGTGTTACTCCGGCAAAGGTTAGCTTTAAATCACCCCGGCTGTTTTCTTCCATATCTACATTTATAAGTTCTGTTAGTTTATCTAACATCAAATCCCGTT
This genomic interval carries:
- the fliD gene encoding flagellar filament capping protein FliD, which codes for MTFRIGGLGSGMDTQGMLEQIMKAERMPLNRLIQQRQILQWKQEDYRAINTKLLNFRSTAFDMRLSSKFTVRSATATNPDVATATPTAAALSGNYTVEVQQVATRSTGNSYESIGVKDNGGASKPLTELFNGYNFQEEGKNTFTINGVNFTFDQTTFEENKDKEGEPWVYLDPSRSLTATLNTINNSPAGVNLFYDSTEDKVFIATKETGKELVIEGDFLKEAFKLDFDNLDSNYKEGQKAKVVVNGYLLERESNEFSFAGLNLRIKETGTTTITVNQDNSRIFDNVKDFVEKYNELVTAINEKLFEERHRDYPPLTDEQREQMSEWEIKRWEERSRTGHLRNDRLLQSVLTDLRNVMGGAISGLDINMLSQIGIESRHYADRGILTINENKLRKAIEENPEKIYTLFAGDSSRGIEGLSQRLTRALDRSIGRISSEAGRSTNIVDQSFIGRSIQRLNRQIDTFEERLERLEERYWRQFVAMEKALDQMHSQSMWLNQQLMGMFG
- a CDS encoding flagellar assembly protein FliW, with the protein product MELNTARFGKLEVKGEKIITFPQGIPGFENLTKYILLEEPDTNGAFYWLQSVEDGDISLLLTRPYLFTDYQIQLDRELLEDIGITAEGQGEVFTVVNVPDDFQRATTNLMAPIILNSDTMAGKQIILTDSHWPIKFPLFPQLQKAEGGK
- a CDS encoding flagellar protein FliT, with product MNKIKELYQGIYNTYVKQQKILEEERWEELEEVVNERQKLMEQLTGQEIPKKLKEEITDLLQKSLTLHNQLQQKMETSIQENRVKRQQLIKGKEVYQRYQQSSSHSLFLDRKK
- a CDS encoding transposase, encoding MSKRRTFTEEFKTMIAELVASGQSVKEVSREYSLSETAVRNWSKKKAPIKTEEGTISLEEINRIRKENARLKEENEILKKAMAIFTKK
- the flgK gene encoding flagellar hook-associated protein FlgK, which produces MRSTFSGLELARRALQTQQVALNTVGHNIANANTKGYSRQEVITSATGPYTSPSNIRPMKAGQIGTGVSVVAIQRQFDKYTANQWRLENSLLAQWQQKKLGMEQIEAIFNEPSEGSVRKAVDEFWSALQQLAIEPTELSSRALVRQAGVTMVDAFKTMDRQLEQVDRDYDELLKGAVAEINSLLNQITDINRRIVKVTAMGDYPNDLLDQRDLMLDKLTELINVDMEENSRGDLKLTFAGVTLVDFVGVGTEVARFKEEGGEIILGENINVFEHILHGKVKGILDAKGAVKRYRDHLAEYALGYVKAINEQHQQGFDLNGDSGLDFFVFDGEESIKNLKVNPEIMNDLTKIAAGTTQNLGDGSNAVKMAELRHQGNLEYAGKEVTYDQYYRAVIADLGIETNETIQMTENQRTLAQQFELRQEVFRGVSLDEEMTKMVQYQHSYAAAARLTTTVDEMIDLIVNRLGIVGR
- the flgL gene encoding flagellar hook-associated protein FlgL — translated: MRITSRMLMKNMLNNLSRNNQRLAHVSAQLATGKRINKPSDDPGDVVRSLRVRTEVNEIKQYRKNIDTARSILEYSDELLDKIGQAVHRAMELSVQALNDTYDGTQRQMIAGEVNGILEDILLNSNTTFANRYIFAGTYTEKPFVEVRENGWITEVNFVGNQHPKPFEMGIGQTMDTGMKGEDIFAPLFTGLINLRNGLNGGNREDIEQGYSDVKAAFENLLVERADLGARLNQLELTAERMAAAEFNLVRLQSDVEDVDMYEAVMKLKDIEALHQASLNVTARIIQPTLVDYLR
- a CDS encoding flagellar protein FlaG codes for the protein MKIDTLSITKTKPVEPIKKENLDNTTNFQKPKENGELKREKEKITPQHLERAVDVLNEAINFIDKRLQFEIHEQTNRTMVKVINRETDEVIREIPPEEILDLVGKITEMVGLLMDKRV
- the csrA gene encoding carbon storage regulator CsrA, whose translation is MLVLTRKRGEKILIGKDIEITLLEIKGDSAKLGIKAPKGIDIYREEIYKDVEKSNKLGTNPNVDIQKLAKLIIKKD
- a CDS encoding YheC/YheD family protein; translation: MIIGVYGDKANPLDIMPEERSYSLAAEAMMQGVDLIFFDLDGVDFNNKTVSGKIREKGQWLYKVLPFPDVLINISRPINERLKDEFRLREEIPVTCFLIDGKLTLFEKIKEKRQFANYLIPYEKVTNVNIVEQFIKDYNQVVIKHIEGRQGRAIYFIEKKGNNYIIKEHINKYKFNRKKFKTLVDKIIKEDKYIIQPYIECRNKHGYPFDFRAHVQRDGEGKWQLTKLYPRIGNKNSILSNISRGGMTCNLEYFLITEYPEKADFLKNHLTKLALEIAEHVDGFYVNDLDELGIDLAIDKNEKIWLFEVNAGPQTKYHEWERARNTIAYAIYVAKKHKNNKIKKIISLTDTLNEGLENVYQDLERGNLMETTGIMLQIMEGFFAIEKRLVTYLNDYTETKIFNLTQKVKNDFAKVIDFYESRDLDGLTNWIKKQLMPQFNVWKDELHKIRKEENILV